Proteins co-encoded in one Kutzneria chonburiensis genomic window:
- a CDS encoding polysaccharide deacetylase family protein, giving the protein MIRPLLAGVGAAVVAHALPSVLASAPLRRRVAPGLSGVGEQTRVALTIDDGPHPVATPRFLDVLAKQNVHATFFLLGQELVRNPQLGKEIVAAGHEIAVHGWEHRMLVLRGPLSTRDDITRAYEYIAETTGVIPRWYRPPYGVLSTAAAITARRLGMKTVLWTSWGRDWEKRATPDYVYENVAKSLHGGGTVLLHDSDCTSVPGSWAATLGALPRIFAECDHRGLKIGPLRSHQVN; this is encoded by the coding sequence ATGATCCGTCCCCTGCTGGCCGGCGTAGGCGCCGCAGTCGTCGCCCACGCGCTGCCGTCGGTGCTGGCCTCGGCCCCGTTACGGCGTCGTGTCGCGCCCGGCCTCAGCGGCGTCGGCGAGCAGACGCGGGTCGCGCTTACCATCGACGACGGGCCGCATCCCGTTGCCACGCCACGGTTTCTCGACGTGCTGGCCAAGCAGAACGTGCATGCCACGTTCTTCCTGCTCGGCCAGGAACTGGTCCGAAACCCCCAGCTGGGCAAGGAGATCGTCGCCGCCGGACACGAGATCGCGGTGCACGGGTGGGAACATCGGATGTTGGTGCTGCGCGGGCCGTTGAGCACCCGCGACGACATCACCCGCGCCTACGAGTACATCGCCGAGACGACCGGCGTGATCCCGCGCTGGTACCGGCCGCCGTACGGAGTGCTGTCCACGGCCGCCGCGATCACCGCCCGCCGCCTGGGCATGAAGACCGTGCTGTGGACTTCCTGGGGCCGGGACTGGGAAAAACGCGCCACCCCTGACTACGTCTACGAGAACGTGGCCAAGAGCCTGCACGGCGGCGGCACCGTCCTGTTGCACGACTCGGACTGCACTTCCGTGCCGGGTTCGTGGGCGGCGACCTTGGGCGCATTGCCGCGCATCTTCGCCGAGTGCGACCATCGGGGTCTGAAGATCGGGCCGCTGCGGTCACATCAGGTGAACTGA
- a CDS encoding MGDG synthase family glycosyltransferase, whose translation MNRVVIVSAGVGAGHDGAARELARRLTERGHTVDIHDYLDMLPGSLGRRLGAAYLRQLLSVPRSWDVLLGLLQRSRLFARLICLLFAVTSRPLRRVVAGADLVVSTHPLPSQTLSGMRRKGRVTVPVVTYLTDLSVHRLWVARHVDLHIALHEVAAEQARRLGAKRVIVTGPAVGPAFRPAADDAERQAAREKFGLPSEGRLALVAAGSWGVGDIADTAREIAETGMATPVVLCGQNETLRRDLAHGIALGWIDDMPTLMRACDIVVQNAGGLSSLEALATGLPVITYRCLAGHGRTNAAALDEAGLVPWIRDERDLAEALTARPTKAKLSATCPAATLDAELPQREPARRSRRRMALTAAATVVVLWLATVAISLGVAGGSIGPASRRGGAVYILVAVDSTRPMSPRTIKKLAAAHGAAAVSTTVLHAQPETVRALAKADITIVNAADGTLYEPGVFTGRAAIGQVAAGVAAVTGRSPRLMVSSGKLDPVDLGIVALHREHIIVPAATVHCGAAMRRGMRGVILVESTPDCDLDATLDALAAVAHRHAVREASIEELSA comes from the coding sequence GTGAACCGGGTCGTCATCGTGTCCGCCGGCGTCGGCGCCGGTCATGACGGCGCGGCCCGGGAGCTGGCGCGCCGGCTGACCGAGCGCGGTCACACCGTGGACATCCACGACTATCTGGACATGCTGCCGGGTTCGCTCGGACGCCGGCTCGGCGCGGCCTACCTGCGGCAACTGCTGTCCGTGCCGCGCAGCTGGGACGTCCTGCTCGGCCTGCTGCAACGGTCACGCCTGTTCGCCCGGCTGATCTGCCTGCTGTTCGCGGTGACCAGTCGCCCGCTGCGCCGGGTGGTCGCCGGCGCCGATCTGGTCGTCTCCACGCATCCCTTGCCCAGTCAGACGTTGAGTGGCATGCGGCGCAAGGGTCGCGTGACCGTTCCGGTGGTCACGTACCTCACCGACCTGTCCGTGCACCGGCTTTGGGTCGCGCGGCACGTGGATCTGCACATCGCATTGCACGAAGTCGCGGCCGAGCAGGCCCGCCGGCTGGGCGCGAAGCGCGTCATCGTGACCGGCCCGGCCGTCGGTCCCGCGTTCCGGCCGGCCGCCGACGACGCCGAACGTCAAGCGGCACGGGAGAAGTTCGGGCTGCCGAGCGAGGGCCGGCTCGCGCTGGTCGCCGCCGGCTCCTGGGGCGTCGGCGACATTGCCGACACGGCAAGGGAAATCGCCGAGACCGGGATGGCGACGCCGGTCGTGCTGTGCGGACAGAACGAGACACTGCGCCGGGACCTTGCTCACGGCATCGCGCTGGGTTGGATCGACGACATGCCGACGCTGATGCGCGCGTGCGACATCGTCGTGCAGAACGCCGGCGGCCTGAGCTCGCTGGAGGCGTTGGCCACCGGGCTGCCGGTGATCACCTACCGCTGCCTGGCCGGGCACGGCCGCACCAACGCCGCCGCCCTCGACGAAGCCGGCCTGGTGCCGTGGATCCGTGACGAACGGGACCTCGCCGAAGCACTGACCGCGCGGCCGACCAAGGCGAAGCTGTCAGCGACCTGCCCGGCCGCCACGCTGGATGCCGAGCTGCCCCAACGGGAACCGGCCCGTCGCTCGCGCCGGCGGATGGCGCTGACCGCCGCGGCCACCGTGGTCGTGTTGTGGCTGGCCACGGTGGCGATCAGCCTCGGGGTGGCCGGCGGCTCGATCGGGCCGGCCAGCCGCCGCGGCGGCGCGGTCTACATCCTGGTCGCCGTGGACAGCACGCGGCCGATGTCGCCGCGGACCATCAAAAAACTGGCCGCCGCGCACGGTGCCGCCGCGGTGAGCACGACGGTCCTGCACGCCCAGCCGGAAACCGTGCGGGCACTGGCCAAGGCGGACATCACAATCGTCAACGCGGCCGACGGAACCCTGTACGAGCCCGGCGTTTTCACCGGCCGGGCGGCCATCGGCCAGGTCGCGGCCGGCGTCGCCGCCGTCACCGGCCGGTCGCCGCGGCTCATGGTCAGCAGCGGCAAGCTGGACCCGGTCGACCTGGGAATCGTTGCGCTGCACCGGGAACACATCATCGTGCCGGCGGCGACCGTGCATTGCGGCGCGGCCATGCGGCGGGGGATGCGCGGCGTGATCCTGGTCGAGTCGACGCCGGACTGCGACCTCGACGCCACGCTGGATGCCCTGGCCGCGGTGGCGCACCGGCACGCGGTCCGGGAGGCGTCGATCGAGGAGCTGTCGGCATGA
- a CDS encoding ornithine cyclodeaminase family protein (catalyzes the formation of L-proline from L-ornithine), translating into MLTVDAARIGELLSFDVLVPTLRTAFAHGQRATVAPQRHRHRVDNELDATMLIGASWTRNYLGVKVSTVFPRNVLADLESFSSTYLLSHGRTGHPLAVMDGGELTRRATAGVSALAAGYLARPDIRTLLVIGEDRYARATAQAYQAVFDLERLLVLGDGPGFVCDGVMVAAVTDLPAALAVADAVVCATVATSKPVLPGAWVKPGTFVHLAGSFTPYTREGDDALIADASVFLDTSTAMGESGDLAQPAAAGISPKVRGTLFDLCAGTVAGRLDQGEVTVFKSIGTAIADLATAAVVHTSVPSA; encoded by the coding sequence GTGCTGACCGTTGACGCGGCAAGGATCGGCGAGCTGCTGTCGTTCGACGTGCTCGTGCCGACCCTGCGCACCGCGTTCGCCCACGGGCAGCGGGCCACCGTCGCGCCGCAGCGGCACCGGCATCGGGTGGACAACGAGCTCGACGCCACCATGCTGATCGGCGCCTCGTGGACCCGGAACTACCTCGGCGTCAAGGTGAGCACGGTCTTTCCTCGCAACGTGCTCGCCGACCTGGAGTCGTTCTCCTCGACGTACCTGCTGTCGCACGGACGAACCGGGCATCCGCTGGCCGTCATGGACGGTGGCGAGCTGACCCGCCGGGCCACGGCCGGGGTCTCCGCACTCGCCGCCGGCTACCTCGCCCGTCCGGATATCAGGACCCTGCTGGTGATCGGCGAGGACCGGTACGCCCGGGCAACCGCACAGGCCTATCAGGCAGTGTTCGACCTCGAACGGCTGCTGGTGCTCGGGGACGGTCCGGGCTTCGTCTGCGACGGCGTGATGGTGGCGGCCGTCACAGATCTGCCGGCGGCGCTGGCCGTCGCCGACGCAGTGGTGTGCGCCACAGTGGCCACCTCGAAGCCGGTGCTGCCCGGGGCGTGGGTGAAACCCGGCACTTTCGTGCATCTCGCGGGGAGCTTCACGCCGTACACCAGGGAAGGTGACGACGCTCTCATCGCCGACGCGTCGGTTTTCCTCGACACGTCCACGGCCATGGGCGAGTCCGGCGACCTGGCCCAACCGGCCGCGGCGGGCATCTCGCCGAAGGTCCGCGGCACCCTGTTCGACCTGTGCGCCGGCACCGTCGCCGGGCGGCTGGACCAGGGCGAGGTCACCGTGTTCAAGTCGATCGGCACGGCCATTGCCGACCTCGCCACCGCGGCCGTCGTGCACACCTCTGTACCCTCGGCCTAG
- a CDS encoding ATP-binding protein encodes MDHLDNQRRPLVGRAAELVLLDDVAAQAGTAFRLVEVVGEPGAGKTRLLAEFTRKRLVLKGRAVESEREVPFAPLVDALVDRVDATLADKLSEAETQLLATAFPVLSKKPAQEVVKPRLYRAMRSLLRELAPATVVLDDVHWADDATIELVDYLVRHPLPAPMLLVLAYRPNQVSFRLSRALADHATRIELGPLSKADADQLLGTAMSPHTRQRLYDASGGNPFYLDTLARTRPTKDRTELPESAKATLAEELAGLGPMEALVAKAAAVAGDTFEPSVIAHVAEVPEHVVLQAFDDLVARDVLREVEGSGRFRFRHCVVRQVAYDSAAAGWRHGAHARIAAYLAKVGAPAVRRAEHVLRSAKYGDQEAVKTLVAAARSIATNQPTTAASWYEAARHLATEDDIDIRTELAFCQGISGRIMPALETFGAVLKTMAEDHPKRAPVAAFAALLAQLRGEQDWARLLLTSELNRQPDAPALRLQLVLDAAMRGEARTAKPFLDAAPEDDRNRWTVPFAALHAYVKTVEGNRFQAAETVRAAARLVDASDDDEFLSWLPAIHMLCWAEVLIGEQTLALRHFTKAVELARDHDHRYFLPQLLHGLAFAYVVAGRITDGLAAVEEALESMQPQSSIRGALLGVWCQLQSWRGQHSTAIRSGRRAVAAIGDGHPALASLARNQLLLAQVHAGDHAKAVEEIQPRLAEIDPYTRLVSCCLLAKADPKRARHWADAAANLADGRLDIDVVFRDLAAAYADNDADKALSAAAAAERIGMPLWEATARLTAGTCLARVARRDEALRELQAAAAMFNACEAAELHATAVREQRRLGVRVPHTGSLANTLSPRELDVAELVCAGSTNQQIAEKLVLSVRTVETHLTHIFAKLGVTNRAGVARVLASQNED; translated from the coding sequence CGGAGCGGGAGGTCCCGTTCGCCCCGCTGGTGGACGCGCTGGTGGACCGGGTGGACGCGACGCTGGCGGACAAGCTGAGCGAAGCGGAGACGCAACTGCTGGCGACGGCCTTCCCGGTGCTGTCGAAGAAGCCGGCGCAAGAGGTGGTGAAGCCCCGCCTGTACCGGGCGATGAGGTCGCTGCTGAGGGAACTGGCGCCGGCGACGGTGGTGCTGGACGACGTGCACTGGGCGGACGACGCGACGATCGAACTGGTGGACTACCTGGTCCGCCACCCGCTGCCGGCGCCGATGCTGCTGGTCCTGGCCTACCGGCCGAACCAGGTGTCGTTCCGCCTGTCCAGGGCCCTGGCCGACCACGCGACGAGGATCGAGCTGGGCCCGCTGTCCAAGGCGGACGCGGACCAGCTGCTGGGCACGGCGATGAGCCCGCACACGAGGCAACGCCTGTACGACGCGAGCGGCGGGAACCCGTTCTACCTGGACACGCTGGCCCGAACCCGTCCGACGAAGGACCGAACGGAGCTGCCGGAGTCGGCGAAGGCGACGCTGGCCGAGGAGCTGGCGGGCCTGGGCCCGATGGAAGCGCTGGTGGCCAAAGCAGCCGCGGTGGCCGGCGACACGTTCGAGCCGTCGGTCATCGCGCACGTCGCCGAGGTGCCTGAACATGTTGTCCTGCAAGCATTTGACGACCTGGTGGCGCGGGACGTGCTCAGGGAGGTCGAGGGCTCGGGGCGGTTCCGGTTCCGGCACTGCGTGGTGCGCCAAGTGGCCTACGACTCGGCGGCCGCCGGCTGGCGCCATGGTGCCCACGCCCGCATCGCGGCCTACTTGGCGAAGGTCGGCGCGCCGGCGGTCAGAAGGGCGGAACACGTTCTCCGCTCGGCGAAGTACGGTGATCAGGAGGCGGTGAAAACCCTCGTCGCCGCGGCCCGGTCCATCGCCACCAACCAGCCGACGACGGCGGCCAGCTGGTACGAGGCGGCGCGCCACCTGGCCACCGAGGACGACATCGACATCCGCACGGAACTGGCCTTCTGCCAGGGCATCAGCGGCCGGATCATGCCGGCGCTGGAGACCTTCGGGGCCGTGCTGAAGACGATGGCCGAGGACCACCCCAAACGCGCGCCGGTGGCGGCCTTCGCGGCCTTGCTGGCCCAACTGCGCGGCGAGCAGGACTGGGCCCGCCTGCTGCTGACGTCGGAACTGAACCGCCAGCCGGATGCCCCGGCGCTGCGCCTGCAACTGGTGCTGGACGCGGCGATGCGGGGCGAGGCCCGCACGGCGAAGCCATTCCTGGACGCGGCCCCGGAGGACGACCGCAACCGCTGGACGGTCCCCTTCGCCGCACTGCACGCGTACGTGAAAACGGTGGAGGGCAACCGTTTCCAGGCGGCGGAGACGGTCAGGGCGGCCGCGCGGCTTGTCGACGCCAGCGACGACGACGAGTTCCTGTCCTGGCTGCCGGCGATCCACATGCTGTGCTGGGCCGAGGTGCTGATCGGCGAGCAGACGCTGGCCCTGAGGCACTTCACCAAGGCCGTTGAGCTGGCCCGGGATCACGACCACCGCTACTTCCTGCCGCAGCTGCTGCACGGCCTGGCCTTCGCCTACGTGGTCGCCGGCCGGATCACCGACGGCCTCGCCGCGGTGGAGGAGGCGCTGGAGTCGATGCAGCCGCAGTCCAGCATCCGCGGCGCGCTGCTGGGCGTCTGGTGCCAGCTACAGAGCTGGCGCGGCCAGCACTCGACGGCGATCCGCTCCGGCAGACGGGCTGTCGCGGCGATCGGCGACGGTCACCCGGCGCTGGCCTCGCTGGCCCGCAACCAGCTGCTGCTGGCCCAGGTGCACGCCGGCGACCACGCCAAGGCGGTCGAGGAGATCCAGCCGCGGCTGGCCGAGATCGACCCGTACACCCGGCTGGTCAGCTGCTGCCTGCTGGCCAAGGCCGACCCGAAACGGGCCCGCCACTGGGCCGATGCGGCGGCCAACCTGGCCGACGGCCGGCTGGACATCGACGTCGTCTTCCGCGACCTGGCCGCGGCCTACGCGGACAACGACGCCGACAAGGCGCTGAGCGCGGCCGCGGCGGCGGAGCGGATCGGCATGCCGCTGTGGGAGGCCACGGCCCGGCTGACGGCCGGCACCTGCCTGGCCCGCGTCGCCCGTCGCGACGAGGCGCTACGTGAACTTCAAGCGGCGGCGGCCATGTTCAACGCCTGCGAGGCGGCGGAACTGCACGCCACGGCGGTGCGCGAGCAGCGCCGGCTCGGGGTCCGCGTGCCGCACACGGGCTCGCTGGCCAACACGCTGTCCCCGCGCGAGCTGGACGTCGCCGAGCTGGTCTGCGCCGGCAGCACCAACCAGCAGATCGCCGAGAAGCTCGTGCTCAGCGTGCGGACGGTGGAGACGCACCTGACGCACATCTTCGCCAAGCTCGGCGTGACCAACCGTGCCGGCGTGGCCCGGGTGCTGGCCAGCCAGAACGAGGATTGA
- a CDS encoding alpha/beta fold hydrolase: MRHADPEPGSLADDPGAVLWLGSPDQPRVLLLHDIAMTGSTSWLGQLQLADDMCLGIVDRPGYAITDPASTAGWTSDARMLLEVLGRNGPTHLVAAGCSAAGALLAAQLAPALVSSIVLVEPPLFQLVEGSSLVEDLAGKFVELHDQSCLLDGPEFLRAYQTTLGYLEPPRLEVPERCAEAARKETPACLAPLDAAAVTALSTMMTVVIGGREGPEHDAGERTVFGGALWRTAEVLVEAADGWLVPVESAGHAVQRRTGLFNGVLRRHLDMWWRTVDHSHAAAG, translated from the coding sequence GTGCGCCACGCCGACCCCGAGCCCGGCTCGTTGGCCGACGACCCGGGCGCCGTGCTGTGGCTGGGCTCACCGGATCAACCCCGCGTGCTGCTGCTGCACGACATCGCGATGACCGGGTCGACGAGCTGGCTGGGCCAGTTGCAGCTGGCCGACGACATGTGCCTCGGCATCGTGGACCGCCCCGGCTACGCCATCACCGACCCGGCGTCCACCGCCGGCTGGACCTCGGACGCCCGGATGCTGCTGGAGGTGTTGGGCCGCAACGGCCCCACCCATCTGGTCGCGGCCGGCTGCTCGGCCGCCGGCGCGCTGCTGGCCGCGCAGCTGGCGCCGGCCCTGGTGTCCTCGATCGTGCTGGTCGAGCCGCCCTTGTTCCAACTGGTCGAAGGGAGCTCGCTGGTCGAGGACCTGGCCGGCAAGTTCGTCGAGCTGCACGACCAGAGCTGCCTGCTGGACGGCCCCGAGTTCCTCCGGGCGTACCAGACCACCTTGGGATATCTGGAGCCGCCACGGCTGGAGGTGCCGGAGCGCTGCGCGGAGGCGGCCCGCAAGGAGACGCCGGCCTGCCTGGCCCCGCTGGACGCGGCCGCGGTCACCGCGCTGTCCACGATGATGACGGTGGTCATCGGCGGCCGGGAGGGCCCTGAGCACGACGCGGGCGAGCGCACGGTGTTCGGCGGCGCGTTGTGGCGTACCGCTGAGGTCCTGGTCGAGGCGGCCGACGGCTGGCTGGTGCCGGTGGAGTCGGCCGGTCACGCGGTGCAGCGCCGAACGGGCCTGTTCAACGGGGTGCTGCGGCGGCATCTGGACATGTGGTGGCGCACGGTCGACCACAGTCACGCCGCCGCCGGCTAG